A window of Lepidochelys kempii isolate rLepKem1 chromosome 1, rLepKem1.hap2, whole genome shotgun sequence contains these coding sequences:
- the GTF3A gene encoding transcription factor IIIA yields MAGDEAEAAAGAAAECVQSRRLPVRGLVGEARPPADCAKRFICSFPDCEATFSKAWRLNAHLCRHTGERPFVCNYNGCGKGFTRDFHLTRHFLTHSGEKPFECTADGCNQKFTTKSNLKKHVERKHKNQQKQYVCDFEGCSKSFRKHQQLKVHHCQHSSEPFFKCSHEGCGKHFPTPSRLKRHEKIHEGYACKKDNCSFVGKTWTEHLKHLKDSHAEPVICGLCSKTFKRKDYLRQHQKTHAEEREVCRCPREGCGRTYTTVFNLQSHILSFHEEKKPFFCDYAGCGKVFAMKQSLARHAVVHDPDKGKLNLKAKQTRPKRSLASRLSGYIPPEAQRRKVKAATENKALNKPAENELPTVETLTLH; encoded by the exons ATGGCCGGGGACGAGGCGGAGGCTGCGGCGGGAGCGGCTGCCGAGTGCGTACAGAGCCGGCGGTTGCCTGTGCGGGGCCTTGTGGGGGAGGCGAGACCCCCCGCGGACTGTGCCAAGCGCTTCATCTGCTCCTTCCCCGACTGCGAGGCCACGTTCAGCAAGGCCTGGAGGCTGAACGCGCACCTCTGCCGGCACACGGGGGAG AGACCATTTGTTTGCAATTATAATGGTTGTGGTAAAGGTTTCACCAGAGACTTCCATCTTACCCGCCACTTTCTTACGCACAGTGGAGAAAAACCATTTGA GTGCACAGCTGATGGTTGTAATCAAAAATTTACAACAAAATCAAACTTGAAGAAGCATGTTGAACGCAAGCACAAAAATCAGCAAAAGCAGTATGTA TGTGACTTTGAAGGTTGTAGCAAGTCTTTTAGAAAACATCAACAGCTAAAAGTTCATCATTGTCAACACTCCAGTGAACCTTTTTTCAA ATGTAGTcatgaaggatgtggaaaacATTTTCCTACTCCAAGTAGACTAAAACGGCATGAGAAGATACATGAAG GATATGCATGCAAAAAAGACAACTGTTCATTTGTTGGGAAAACATGGACAGAACATCTAAAACATCTGAAGGACAGTCATGCAG AGCCAGTAATCTGTGGTTTATGTTCTAAAACATTCAAACGCAAAGATTACCTCAGACAACATCAGAAAACACATGCTGAAGAAAGAGAAGTATGTCGATGCCCAAGAGAAGGTTGTGGGAGAACTTACACAACTGTGTTTAATCTTCAGAGCCATATTCTTTCATTTCATGAGGAGAAAAAACCATTTTTTTGTGATTATGCTGGCTGTGGAAAAGTGTTTGCAATGAAA CAAAGTCTTGCAAGGCATGCTGTTGTACATGATCCTGACAAGGGAAAGCTGAACTTAAAA GCAAAACAAACTCGTCCTAAACGAAGTCTGGCCTCTCGTTTGAGTGGATATATTCCTCCTGAAGCACAGCGACGAAAGGTTAAAGCGGCAACAGAAAATAAGGCTCTGAATAAACCTGCAGAAAATGAGTTACCAACTGTTGAAACACTGACACTGCACTAG